In a single window of the Streptomyces sp. CGMCC 4.7035 genome:
- a CDS encoding BMP family ABC transporter substrate-binding protein, with protein MHRRSRRTAQLAAATALLVAGATACNAAAKNDASSSGTKSGGTSFTLVTPDGVGQNEFLKLAVNGVKAAAKAHNGTQKVYESTDTASQQQNVQAAVDAKPDVIVLVGFEFADIVAQQAQKNPKQQFLIVDACTTKTFKNVSCAVFREHEGVYLAGAEAGLLSKSGKVGAVDVLDTPQFRRYSDPFAAGAKKVAPKTQTATRFVGGQSPFDDSARAKEQANTLLSNGTDEIMAAAAAGNYGVFEAAKAKGAFAYGVDVNQCPSSPGTVVDNVIKRTDVAVQKGIDAVLGGKAGTTVSYGLKEGGISLTGLESGVDSSQCVIAKHKDVLTKVEALRDQIVSGELTVDDPAAS; from the coding sequence ATGCACCGTAGATCCCGCCGCACCGCGCAACTCGCCGCCGCCACCGCGCTCCTGGTCGCCGGCGCCACCGCCTGCAACGCGGCCGCGAAGAACGACGCCTCCAGCAGCGGCACCAAGAGCGGCGGCACGTCGTTCACGCTCGTCACCCCGGACGGCGTCGGGCAGAACGAGTTTCTGAAGCTTGCCGTCAACGGGGTCAAGGCCGCGGCGAAGGCGCACAACGGGACGCAGAAGGTGTACGAGTCCACGGACACCGCCTCCCAGCAGCAGAACGTGCAGGCCGCCGTGGACGCCAAGCCGGACGTCATCGTGCTGGTCGGCTTCGAGTTCGCCGACATCGTCGCGCAGCAGGCCCAGAAGAACCCGAAGCAGCAGTTCCTGATCGTCGACGCCTGCACCACGAAGACGTTCAAGAATGTCAGCTGCGCGGTCTTCCGCGAGCACGAAGGCGTGTATCTCGCGGGCGCCGAGGCCGGACTCCTCAGCAAGAGCGGCAAGGTCGGCGCGGTGGACGTGCTCGACACACCCCAGTTCCGCCGCTACAGCGACCCCTTCGCGGCCGGCGCCAAGAAGGTCGCCCCCAAGACGCAGACCGCCACCCGTTTCGTCGGCGGCCAGTCCCCGTTCGACGACTCGGCCCGCGCCAAGGAGCAGGCGAACACGCTGCTGTCCAACGGCACCGACGAGATCATGGCGGCGGCCGCGGCCGGCAACTACGGCGTCTTCGAGGCGGCCAAGGCCAAGGGCGCGTTCGCGTACGGCGTCGACGTCAACCAGTGCCCCTCCTCTCCCGGCACGGTCGTCGACAACGTCATCAAGCGCACCGACGTCGCCGTGCAGAAGGGCATCGACGCGGTCCTCGGCGGCAAGGCGGGCACCACCGTCTCGTACGGCCTGAAGGAGGGCGGCATCAGTCTGACGGGGCTGGAGTCCGGCGTGGACTCCTCCCAGTGCGTCATCGCGAAGCACAAGGACGTCCTGACGAAGGTCGAGGCGCTGCGCGACCAGATCGTGTCCGGTGAGCTGACGGTCGATGACCCCGCGGCAAGCTGA
- a CDS encoding ABC transporter ATP-binding protein — translation MTPRQADTDVAVELRGITKRFPGTLANDAVDLTVRRGEIHALMGENGAGKSTLMSVLYGMERPDSGSIRIDGREVTFGGPGDALAAGLGMVHQSFKLFDSLTVAENVVFAAEPRRFGLVDRAAARRRVRELTEEHGLAVDPDARVGDLSVGLRQRVEILKLLHRGARTLILDEPTAVLTPAEADALFAVLKSLAGQGRTVILVTHKLREVLEGSDRVTVLRDGRVVARLRTADTSADEIAAAMTGRAVELDRIHAPGTPGDVVLDVAGLAGDAVHDVDLTVRAGEIVGIAGVAGNGQSELIEALAGLRPVRGGRVRLKGEDITHASATERRARGLAYVPEDRHAVGTAPAATVADNLAMGHHRTALATRRGLLPPTAVRAHAARLIERFGIKASTPQVPASALSGGNLQKLLIGRELAHEAPLLLVEQPTRGVDIGAIQNIHDQLIAYRDAGHAVLLVSAELSEIRGLADRVLVMYEGRITAAYPKGEADERTLGLAMAGAAVPVEAGE, via the coding sequence ATGACCCCGCGGCAAGCTGACACCGACGTCGCGGTCGAGCTCCGGGGAATCACCAAGCGGTTCCCCGGCACGCTCGCCAACGACGCCGTCGACCTGACCGTGCGCCGCGGTGAGATCCACGCCCTGATGGGCGAGAACGGCGCGGGCAAGTCCACCCTGATGTCGGTCCTTTACGGCATGGAGCGCCCCGACTCCGGTTCGATCCGGATCGACGGGCGCGAGGTGACGTTCGGCGGCCCCGGTGACGCCCTGGCCGCCGGGCTCGGCATGGTCCACCAGAGCTTCAAGCTGTTCGACTCGCTGACGGTGGCGGAGAACGTGGTGTTCGCGGCCGAGCCACGCCGTTTCGGCCTGGTGGACCGGGCGGCGGCCCGCCGCCGGGTACGCGAACTCACCGAGGAGCACGGGCTCGCCGTCGACCCGGACGCTCGTGTGGGCGACCTGTCGGTCGGGCTGCGGCAGCGGGTGGAGATCCTGAAGCTGCTGCACCGCGGCGCCCGTACGCTCATCCTCGACGAGCCGACCGCCGTGCTCACCCCGGCCGAGGCCGACGCTCTGTTCGCGGTGCTCAAGTCGCTGGCGGGGCAGGGCCGTACGGTCATTCTGGTCACGCACAAGCTGCGCGAGGTCCTGGAGGGCAGCGACCGGGTGACCGTGCTGCGGGACGGCCGGGTGGTGGCGCGGCTGCGCACCGCCGACACCTCCGCGGACGAGATCGCGGCGGCGATGACCGGCCGCGCGGTGGAGCTGGACCGGATCCACGCGCCCGGAACGCCGGGTGACGTGGTGCTCGATGTGGCGGGTCTGGCCGGCGACGCCGTGCACGACGTGGACCTCACCGTCCGCGCGGGCGAGATCGTCGGCATCGCGGGCGTCGCCGGCAACGGGCAGAGCGAGCTGATCGAGGCGCTGGCCGGGCTGCGGCCGGTGCGCGGCGGCCGGGTCCGGCTGAAGGGCGAGGACATCACGCACGCCTCCGCGACCGAGCGGCGCGCGCGGGGCCTCGCGTACGTCCCCGAGGACCGGCACGCGGTCGGAACGGCGCCCGCCGCGACCGTGGCGGACAACCTGGCGATGGGTCACCACCGTACGGCGCTGGCCACGCGCCGCGGTCTGCTGCCGCCCACGGCCGTGCGCGCCCACGCGGCGCGTCTGATCGAGCGGTTCGGCATCAAGGCGTCCACCCCGCAGGTGCCCGCCTCCGCGCTGTCCGGCGGCAATCTCCAAAAGCTGCTGATCGGCCGCGAACTCGCCCATGAGGCCCCGCTGCTGCTGGTGGAGCAGCCGACGCGTGGGGTGGACATCGGCGCGATCCAGAACATCCACGACCAGTTGATCGCCTACCGCGACGCGGGGCACGCCGTGCTGCTGGTCTCCGCCGAGTTGAGCGAGATCCGGGGGCTCGCGGACCGGGTGCTGGTGATGTACGAGGGCCGGATCACGGCCGCGTACCCGAAGGGCGAGGCGGACGAGCGGACGCTGGGCCTCGCCATGGCGGGCGCCGCCGTCCCGGTGGAGGCCGGAGAGTGA
- the mtnK gene encoding S-methyl-5-thioribose kinase — MGYRILETEDVPAYLRERGHWDDIDDIHVREVSDGNVNRVFLASDTAGNRSVAVKQALPWVRVAGPSWPLSPDRADAEARAYEQLAKVAPDKIPAIHGYDADNYALVMEDLSDLGVLRTVLNEGGSYGPHTSARIGELVAQLSFATSDFGMPSAERKALIAASVNPELCKITEDVVLSEPYIEHEHNHWHPGLDDLAAEFRADTRLRTEVADLRHTFMTSAQSLLHGDLHTGSIMVGERDGAHVVRVFDPEFSFVGPIGFDLGLYWANALVSEERARALGTLTDHGDQLRLSWEAFEAEFRRLWPARVDTFFDDAYLDRFLRRVWTESVGFAGTEIIRRIIGFAHLTDLTTLPDPVPASRRALVLGRELIVRRERLTSPQDIRALV; from the coding sequence ATGGGCTACCGCATCCTGGAGACCGAGGACGTCCCCGCCTACCTGCGCGAGCGCGGCCACTGGGACGACATCGACGACATCCACGTCCGCGAGGTCTCCGACGGCAACGTGAACCGCGTGTTCCTCGCCTCCGACACCGCCGGCAACCGCAGCGTCGCCGTCAAGCAGGCCCTGCCGTGGGTCCGCGTCGCGGGCCCCTCCTGGCCGCTGAGCCCCGACCGCGCCGACGCCGAGGCCCGCGCCTACGAGCAGCTCGCCAAGGTCGCCCCGGACAAGATCCCCGCGATCCACGGCTACGACGCCGACAACTACGCCCTCGTCATGGAGGACCTGTCCGACCTGGGGGTCCTGCGCACGGTCCTCAACGAGGGCGGCTCCTACGGCCCGCACACCTCGGCCCGCATCGGTGAGCTCGTCGCCCAGCTCTCCTTCGCCACCAGCGACTTCGGCATGCCCTCCGCCGAGCGCAAGGCGCTGATCGCCGCCTCCGTCAACCCGGAGCTGTGCAAGATCACCGAGGATGTGGTGCTGTCTGAGCCGTACATCGAGCACGAGCACAACCACTGGCACCCCGGACTCGACGACTTGGCCGCCGAGTTCCGCGCCGACACCCGGCTGCGCACGGAGGTGGCCGACCTCCGCCACACCTTCATGACCAGTGCGCAGTCCCTGCTCCACGGCGACCTGCACACCGGCAGCATCATGGTCGGCGAACGCGACGGCGCGCACGTCGTACGGGTCTTCGACCCCGAGTTTTCCTTCGTCGGCCCGATCGGCTTCGACCTCGGGCTGTACTGGGCCAACGCGCTCGTGTCCGAGGAGCGGGCCCGCGCGCTCGGCACCCTCACCGACCACGGCGACCAGCTCCGCCTGTCCTGGGAGGCGTTCGAGGCGGAGTTCCGCCGCCTGTGGCCGGCCCGCGTCGACACCTTCTTCGACGACGCCTACCTCGACCGCTTCCTGCGCCGCGTCTGGACGGAGTCCGTCGGCTTCGCGGGCACCGAGATCATCCGCCGCATCATCGGCTTCGCCCATCTGACGGACCTCACGACCCTGCCCGACCCGGTACCGGCGTCCCGCCGGGCGCTGGTGCTGGGACGCGAACTGATCGTGCGGCGCGAGCGGTTGACGTCACCGCAGGACATCCGGGCGCTCGTCTGA
- the mtnC gene encoding acireductone synthase: protein MTLRFEVDAVVLDIEGTTSATGFVVDVLYPYSRSRFGALLSERSGDPEVARAVAQVRELLGDPDADAAGIEKALGAWLDEDRKATPLKTLQGIIWSEGFARGDLVSHFYEDVVPALRAWHAAGVRLHVYSSGSVAAQRAWFRSSPEGDLLPLVSGLYDTENAGPKQEPESYRRIAEATGTAADRLLFLSDRPGELDAAREAGWHAVGIRRPGEPYYEQGVGDHAQAGTFDEISVISSRSTT, encoded by the coding sequence GTGACCCTGCGGTTCGAGGTGGACGCCGTGGTGCTCGACATCGAGGGCACCACGAGCGCCACGGGCTTCGTCGTGGACGTGCTCTACCCTTACTCGCGCTCTCGGTTCGGAGCACTGCTCTCGGAGCGGAGCGGTGATCCGGAGGTGGCGCGGGCGGTCGCGCAGGTGCGGGAGCTGCTCGGCGACCCGGACGCGGACGCCGCGGGGATCGAGAAGGCGCTGGGTGCCTGGCTCGACGAGGACCGCAAGGCCACCCCCCTGAAGACCCTTCAGGGGATCATCTGGTCGGAGGGGTTCGCCCGGGGCGACCTCGTCTCGCACTTCTACGAGGACGTGGTGCCGGCGCTGCGCGCGTGGCACGCGGCGGGCGTACGGCTGCACGTGTACTCGTCGGGTTCGGTGGCCGCGCAGCGCGCGTGGTTCCGTTCCAGCCCCGAGGGCGACCTGCTGCCGCTCGTCTCCGGTCTGTACGACACGGAGAACGCGGGGCCGAAGCAGGAGCCGGAGTCGTACCGGAGGATCGCGGAGGCGACCGGCACGGCGGCGGACCGCCTCCTGTTCCTCTCCGACCGCCCGGGTGAACTGGACGCCGCGCGGGAGGCGGGCTGGCACGCCGTCGGCATCCGGCGCCCGGGAGAGCCGTACTACGAGCAAGGCGTCGGCGACCACGCGCAGGCGGGGACGTTCGACGAGATCAGCGTCATCAGTTCAAGGAGCACCACGTGA
- a CDS encoding sugar ABC transporter ATP-binding protein: protein MSPTDATDPTVPAVSLRDVSMAFGGKTVLASVTLDIAPGSVVALLGANGAGKSTLIKILSGVHTDHGGEVRVGGSPAALHSPLAARRLGIQTVHQRIGEGIVPGLTVAENLVFEELAQARGNPFLNSRRVLARAREIQAALDLGWSDAVLKRDVTELGISDRQLLILARALATRPRLLILDEPTSALSAAEAERLFALVERMRDDGIAVLYVSHRLGEIDALADRLVVLRDGRLTEDQPRPFDWDSALRAMLAQAHEATTARPQREGAQGEVVLSLRGVPLLTGHTPQDLDIHAGEVTGVVGLLGAGKTELARGLFGAEPFPTGALELGGRPYAPRRPADAIRNGVHLVPEDRHADALVPGWSLAQNISLPFLKSLSRAGLVSVSREDALGRDTIEALGVVARDEHSTVEELSGGNQQKVVVGRWLAETPRVLILDEPFRGVDIGARRDIGRRARALAAEGAAVLVLSADVDEVLEVADRVVVLAAGEIRLDAYGEDAERDRVIQTISASV from the coding sequence ATGTCGCCCACTGACGCCACCGACCCCACCGTGCCGGCGGTGAGCCTGCGGGACGTCAGCATGGCGTTCGGCGGCAAGACCGTCCTGGCCTCCGTCACCCTGGACATCGCCCCGGGCAGCGTCGTCGCGCTGCTCGGCGCGAACGGCGCGGGCAAGTCCACACTGATCAAGATCCTGTCCGGCGTCCACACCGACCACGGAGGGGAGGTCCGGGTCGGCGGCTCACCCGCCGCCCTCCACTCCCCGCTCGCCGCCCGCCGGCTGGGCATCCAGACCGTGCACCAACGCATCGGCGAGGGCATCGTGCCCGGCCTCACGGTCGCCGAGAACCTGGTCTTCGAAGAGCTGGCCCAGGCCCGGGGCAACCCGTTCCTGAACAGCCGCCGCGTCCTGGCCCGCGCCCGCGAGATCCAGGCCGCCCTCGACCTCGGCTGGAGCGACGCCGTCCTCAAACGGGACGTCACCGAACTCGGCATCTCCGACCGCCAGCTGCTGATCCTGGCCAGGGCTTTGGCGACCCGCCCACGCCTGCTCATCCTCGACGAGCCGACCTCCGCGCTCTCCGCCGCCGAAGCGGAGCGCCTGTTCGCGCTCGTCGAACGGATGCGCGACGACGGCATCGCGGTCCTGTACGTCTCCCACCGGCTCGGCGAGATCGACGCACTCGCCGACCGGCTGGTCGTCCTGCGCGACGGCCGGCTCACCGAGGACCAGCCCCGGCCCTTCGACTGGGACAGCGCCCTGCGCGCCATGCTCGCCCAGGCACACGAGGCCACCACCGCACGACCGCAGCGGGAGGGCGCGCAGGGCGAAGTCGTCCTCTCCCTGCGCGGCGTCCCGCTGCTCACCGGCCACACCCCGCAGGACCTCGACATCCACGCCGGCGAGGTCACCGGCGTGGTCGGCCTGCTGGGCGCCGGCAAGACCGAGCTGGCCCGTGGCCTGTTCGGCGCCGAACCCTTCCCCACGGGCGCGCTCGAACTGGGCGGCAGGCCGTACGCCCCACGCCGCCCCGCCGACGCGATCCGGAACGGAGTCCACCTCGTCCCCGAGGACCGGCACGCCGACGCCCTCGTCCCCGGCTGGTCGCTGGCGCAGAACATCTCGCTGCCGTTCCTGAAGTCCCTGTCGCGGGCCGGGCTCGTCAGCGTCTCCCGCGAGGACGCCCTGGGCCGCGACACCATCGAGGCCCTCGGCGTCGTCGCCCGCGACGAGCACAGCACCGTCGAGGAGCTGTCCGGCGGCAACCAGCAGAAGGTCGTCGTCGGCCGCTGGCTCGCCGAGACCCCACGCGTCCTCATCCTGGACGAGCCGTTCCGAGGCGTGGACATCGGTGCGCGCCGCGACATCGGCCGCCGCGCCCGGGCCCTGGCCGCCGAGGGCGCCGCGGTCCTCGTCCTGTCGGCGGACGTGGACGAGGTCCTGGAGGTCGCCGACCGGGTCGTCGTGCTCGCCGCCGGAGAGATCCGCCTCGACGCCTACGGCGAGGACGCCGAGCGTGACCGCGTGATTCAGACCATCTCGGCATCCGTCTGA
- the mtnA gene encoding S-methyl-5-thioribose-1-phosphate isomerase — MSHELRAVDWTGSSLALIDQTVLPHRTETVDVRDVDTLIDAVQRLVVRGAPAIGAAGAYGVAIALAQGEREGWTTDEVRAAVARIREARPTAVNLMVCVDRVMTRFDEGLDAVLEEAAAVQREDVEANRAMGAHGADWLIKRLGVDRPLRVLTHCNTGALATAGWGTALGVIRELHTRGLLEVVYADETRPLLQGSRLTAWELVQEGIPHYVQADGAAAGTILRGEVDAAIVGADRIAANGDTANKVGTVGVALACAYAEVPFLVAAPTTTVDLSTATGDDIHIELRGEDEVLEWSGMRTAPAASRGHNPAFDVTPGRLVTGLVTERGVLEVSAGELPGDRLK; from the coding sequence ATGTCCCATGAACTGCGCGCCGTCGACTGGACCGGAAGCAGCCTCGCGCTGATCGACCAGACCGTGCTCCCGCATCGCACCGAGACAGTGGATGTCCGCGATGTGGACACCCTGATCGATGCGGTCCAGCGGCTCGTCGTGCGCGGTGCCCCCGCGATCGGGGCGGCGGGCGCGTACGGCGTCGCGATAGCGCTGGCGCAGGGCGAGCGCGAGGGCTGGACGACCGACGAGGTGCGCGCGGCCGTCGCCCGCATCCGTGAGGCCCGGCCCACCGCCGTCAACCTCATGGTGTGCGTGGACCGGGTCATGACCCGTTTCGACGAGGGGCTCGACGCGGTTCTGGAGGAGGCCGCCGCGGTGCAGCGCGAGGACGTCGAGGCGAACCGGGCGATGGGGGCGCACGGTGCGGACTGGCTGATCAAGCGGCTGGGCGTGGACCGTCCGCTGCGGGTGCTGACGCACTGCAACACGGGCGCGCTGGCGACGGCGGGTTGGGGCACGGCGCTCGGCGTCATCCGCGAACTGCACACGCGGGGCCTGCTGGAGGTGGTGTACGCGGACGAGACGCGCCCCCTGTTGCAGGGGTCCCGGCTGACCGCCTGGGAGTTGGTCCAGGAGGGCATCCCGCACTACGTCCAGGCGGACGGGGCGGCGGCGGGCACCATCCTGCGGGGCGAGGTCGACGCGGCGATCGTCGGCGCGGACCGCATCGCGGCGAACGGCGACACGGCGAACAAGGTCGGCACGGTGGGTGTCGCACTGGCCTGCGCGTATGCGGAGGTGCCGTTCCTGGTGGCGGCCCCGACGACGACGGTGGACCTCTCGACCGCCACAGGGGACGACATCCACATCGAACTGCGGGGCGAGGACGAGGTACTGGAGTGGTCGGGCATGCGGACCGCTCCCGCGGCCTCGCGCGGGCACAACCCGGCGTTCGACGTGACGCCCGGGCGCCTGGTCACCGGGCTGGTGACGGAACGGGGCGTGCTGGAGGTGTCGGCCGGGGAACTGCCCGGGGACCGGCTGAAGTAG
- a CDS encoding ABC transporter permease, with translation MTTTQSADTAVQTPTPSLAPAAPRIQNAVIKYGFIFVTVALFAYFALSEPSFRESATLLDTLRYVSVAAILGLGVTLTLAIGGMDMSVGAVAGLGVSVAAQTMVIYNQVGTVAVLAVLAAGALVGLLNALLIVVLKIPDMLATLGTLFVIQGSKLVLVDGQSVTPGMTRSDGTTAPGRFTEGFLRIDRGTVLGVPVSVLIFAALTIAAWVFLARTRWGRVLYAIGANPEAARLAGIRVGAYRALAYVLSGVLASVGGLILASRIGQGDVSAGSSQLLEAVAVALVGTSVLGRGRPNVWGTALGAVLIGIITTGLTIKGLPYYTQDVVEGAVLILALVFSFTLSKRRTA, from the coding sequence ATGACCACGACCCAGAGCGCCGACACGGCCGTGCAGACACCGACCCCGTCCCTCGCCCCCGCCGCCCCGCGCATCCAGAACGCCGTCATCAAGTACGGCTTCATCTTCGTCACGGTCGCGCTCTTCGCGTACTTCGCGCTGAGCGAGCCGTCGTTCCGCGAGTCGGCGACGCTCCTCGACACCCTCCGCTACGTCTCCGTCGCCGCGATCCTCGGCCTCGGCGTCACCCTCACCCTGGCCATCGGCGGAATGGACATGTCCGTCGGCGCGGTCGCCGGACTCGGCGTCTCCGTCGCCGCCCAGACGATGGTGATCTACAACCAGGTCGGCACGGTCGCCGTCCTCGCCGTCCTCGCGGCGGGCGCGCTCGTGGGCCTGCTCAACGCGCTGCTGATCGTCGTCCTGAAGATCCCCGACATGCTGGCCACACTCGGCACCCTGTTCGTGATCCAGGGCTCCAAACTCGTCCTGGTCGACGGCCAGTCCGTCACCCCCGGTATGACGCGGTCCGACGGCACCACGGCGCCCGGACGGTTCACCGAGGGCTTCCTGCGCATCGACCGCGGCACGGTCCTCGGGGTGCCCGTCTCCGTGCTGATCTTCGCCGCGCTGACGATCGCCGCCTGGGTGTTCCTCGCCCGCACCCGCTGGGGCCGGGTGCTGTACGCGATCGGCGCCAACCCCGAGGCCGCCCGCCTGGCAGGCATCCGCGTCGGCGCCTACCGGGCGCTCGCGTACGTCCTGTCCGGCGTCCTCGCCTCCGTCGGCGGCCTCATCCTGGCCTCCCGCATCGGCCAGGGCGACGTCTCGGCCGGAAGCTCCCAGCTCCTGGAGGCGGTCGCGGTCGCACTCGTCGGCACCTCGGTCCTCGGCCGCGGCCGGCCGAACGTGTGGGGCACGGCCCTGGGCGCCGTCCTGATCGGCATCATCACCACCGGCCTGACGATCAAGGGCCTGCCCTACTACACCCAGGACGTCGTCGAGGGCGCGGTCCTCATCCTCGCCCTGGTCTTCAGCTTCACCCTGTCCAAGCGCCGCACCGCCTGA
- a CDS encoding substrate-binding domain-containing protein: MSRTRLPLAALSLASASALLLAGCSQSTNSSQTTGNTAASASAATGKKPAPFDKGTVKVALVRQSGAGDYFEQWGNGAKAQAKALGIDLTVYDAQADNAKQATDLSSAINSGAQAIIIDHGFPATIKSEIDEAVKKGIKVVVYDVDTTNTSVIKTSQDDASIAQATLDVMTQTLGKNAKVGYVNVAGFAPLDARDGVWKKVVAANGWQQQFKVGKVTDSTATDNVPLVSAALTQHSDVTGVFAPYDELAKGTVLAVQNKKLQDKVKVFGADVSNADIQNMTAKDSPWAATAGTDPSAVGAAVVRTTALELAGQLNKSSVQFPAVAITQDFLRKNKIENMDQLRTALPALNLSQVSTADWIPNVAH; this comes from the coding sequence ATGTCCCGTACCCGTCTGCCTCTCGCCGCGCTCTCGCTGGCGTCCGCCTCCGCCCTCCTCCTCGCGGGCTGCTCGCAGTCGACGAACTCCTCGCAGACCACGGGCAACACGGCCGCCTCCGCCTCGGCCGCCACCGGCAAGAAGCCCGCCCCGTTCGACAAGGGCACGGTCAAGGTCGCGCTCGTGCGGCAGAGTGGCGCCGGAGACTACTTCGAGCAGTGGGGCAACGGTGCCAAGGCGCAGGCCAAGGCCCTCGGCATCGACCTGACCGTGTACGACGCCCAGGCCGACAACGCCAAGCAGGCCACCGACCTGTCCTCGGCGATCAACTCCGGCGCCCAGGCGATCATCATCGACCACGGCTTCCCGGCGACGATCAAGTCCGAGATCGACGAGGCCGTCAAGAAGGGCATCAAGGTCGTCGTCTACGACGTCGACACCACGAACACGTCGGTCATCAAGACCTCGCAGGACGACGCCAGCATCGCCCAGGCCACGCTCGACGTCATGACCCAGACGCTCGGCAAGAACGCCAAGGTCGGCTACGTCAACGTCGCGGGATTCGCCCCTCTCGACGCGCGTGACGGCGTCTGGAAGAAGGTCGTGGCCGCGAACGGCTGGCAGCAGCAGTTCAAGGTCGGCAAGGTCACCGACTCGACGGCCACCGACAACGTGCCGCTGGTCTCCGCCGCCCTCACCCAGCACTCCGACGTGACCGGCGTCTTCGCCCCCTATGACGAGCTGGCCAAGGGCACCGTCCTCGCCGTCCAGAACAAGAAGCTTCAGGACAAGGTGAAGGTGTTCGGCGCGGACGTCTCCAATGCCGACATCCAGAACATGACCGCCAAGGACAGCCCGTGGGCCGCCACGGCGGGCACCGACCCGTCCGCGGTGGGCGCCGCCGTCGTCCGTACGACCGCCCTGGAACTGGCCGGTCAGCTGAACAAGTCCTCGGTCCAGTTCCCGGCCGTCGCCATCACCCAGGACTTCCTGCGCAAGAACAAGATCGAGAACATGGACCAGCTGCGCACGGCGCTGCCCGCGCTGAACCTCTCCCAGGTCAGCACCGCGGACTGGATCCCCAATGTCGCCCACTGA
- the mtnB gene encoding methylthioribulose 1-phosphate dehydratase, whose translation MTDGISAFDLEEAGAVLAAESARFAAFGWMRGTSGNLSTVLSRDPLRLAVTASGHDKGELTPADVVLVDGHGAAVDGGRPSAEAELHARVAALTGAGAVVHVHTVASVAMGRREPGGIVFKDLEMLKGVGQPAHDVEVTLPVIANSQDMKVLGDRLEKARDPRMPAVVVAGHGLYVWGADPRQARHHTEVVEWLLELELAQR comes from the coding sequence GTGACCGACGGGATCAGCGCATTCGACCTGGAGGAGGCGGGGGCCGTACTCGCCGCCGAGTCCGCCCGCTTCGCGGCCTTCGGCTGGATGCGCGGCACGTCCGGGAACCTGTCCACGGTGCTCTCCCGTGACCCGCTGCGGCTCGCGGTCACCGCCAGCGGCCACGACAAGGGCGAACTGACGCCCGCGGACGTGGTGCTGGTGGACGGCCACGGAGCCGCCGTCGACGGCGGCAGGCCGTCCGCCGAGGCCGAGCTGCACGCGCGCGTGGCCGCGCTCACCGGCGCCGGGGCCGTGGTGCACGTGCATACGGTGGCGTCCGTGGCGATGGGCCGCCGCGAGCCGGGCGGGATCGTCTTCAAGGACCTGGAGATGCTGAAGGGTGTCGGCCAGCCGGCGCACGACGTCGAGGTGACACTGCCGGTCATCGCCAACAGCCAGGACATGAAGGTACTGGGGGATCGCCTGGAGAAGGCGCGTGACCCTCGGATGCCCGCGGTGGTCGTCGCGGGGCACGGGCTGTACGTGTGGGGGGCGGACCCCCGGCAGGCCCGGCACCACACCGAAGTGGTGGAGTGGCTCCTGGAGTTGGAGCTGGCGCAGCGGTAG
- a CDS encoding 1,2-dihydroxy-3-keto-5-methylthiopentene dioxygenase produces the protein MTLLTTWPESGPETVVRRTSDPAEIAAALAPLGVRYEQWPIREDVPADADSDSVFAAYGPEIDKLNAEEGFTTVDVLGLHPSDDPEYPVKAKAAREKFLQEHTHDDDDEVRFFVSGAGIFYLHVNGEVHAVLCEKGDLLGVPRGTTHWFDMGTKPSFTAIRFFHEEDGWIGNFTGSTIATRFPDYDTIAAGYEQDKGAA, from the coding sequence ATGACCCTGCTGACGACGTGGCCCGAGTCCGGCCCCGAGACCGTGGTGCGCCGCACCTCCGACCCGGCCGAGATCGCGGCCGCGCTCGCCCCGCTCGGGGTGCGCTACGAGCAGTGGCCGATCCGCGAGGACGTCCCCGCGGATGCCGACAGCGACTCCGTGTTCGCCGCGTACGGCCCGGAGATCGACAAGCTCAACGCCGAGGAGGGGTTCACGACGGTCGACGTCCTGGGCCTGCACCCGAGCGACGACCCCGAGTACCCGGTGAAGGCGAAGGCCGCGCGCGAAAAGTTCCTTCAGGAGCACACGCACGACGACGATGACGAGGTCCGCTTCTTCGTCTCCGGCGCCGGGATCTTCTATCTGCACGTGAACGGCGAGGTGCACGCCGTGCTGTGCGAGAAGGGTGACCTGCTGGGCGTGCCGCGCGGTACGACCCACTGGTTCGACATGGGCACGAAGCCGTCGTTCACCGCGATCCGTTTCTTCCACGAGGAGGACGGCTGGATCGGCAACTTCACCGGCTCCACCATCGCCACCCGCTTCCCCGACTACGACACCATCGCGGCGGGCTACGAGCAGGACAAGGGCGCCGCGTGA